The proteins below come from a single Myxococcota bacterium genomic window:
- a CDS encoding enoyl-CoA hydratase: MRIDTGTEELLCEIEDRVATVTFNRPEKRNSLSDQLSPALRELLLVLEARADVGCVLLTGTGPAFCSGGDVSGMGASPDAPHPTDAPKRTPDDRVAELIRKQEALTLRLYELAMPTVAALPGPAVGAGFSIALACDLRVASPGAFLSSGFIRIGLSGDYGASWFLNRLLGQAKAKELMFFSERIGAEEAQTLGLVNAIFPEESFRADAFDYAARLARGPALALRRMKRNLNRGADIGLREALALEAEHMVMSFETEDAREAVRAFLEKRAPEFRYR; the protein is encoded by the coding sequence ATGCGCATCGATACGGGCACCGAAGAGCTCCTCTGCGAGATCGAGGACCGGGTTGCGACGGTCACCTTCAACCGGCCCGAGAAGCGCAACTCGCTCAGCGACCAGCTCAGCCCGGCGCTGCGCGAGCTGCTCCTCGTCCTCGAAGCCCGTGCCGACGTCGGGTGTGTCCTGCTGACCGGTACCGGCCCGGCATTCTGTTCGGGCGGAGACGTGAGCGGCATGGGAGCGTCCCCGGACGCGCCCCACCCCACCGACGCACCGAAACGCACCCCCGACGACCGGGTCGCGGAGCTGATCCGCAAACAGGAAGCGCTCACGCTCCGCCTCTACGAGCTGGCCATGCCCACCGTCGCCGCGCTCCCCGGGCCCGCCGTTGGCGCCGGCTTCTCGATCGCCCTCGCCTGCGACCTGCGTGTCGCGAGCCCCGGCGCCTTCCTCTCCTCGGGCTTCATTCGCATCGGGCTCTCGGGCGACTACGGCGCGAGCTGGTTCCTGAACCGACTCCTCGGTCAGGCGAAGGCGAAGGAGTTGATGTTCTTCTCGGAACGCATCGGCGCCGAAGAGGCCCAGACCCTCGGGCTCGTCAACGCGATCTTCCCCGAGGAGAGCTTCCGTGCCGACGCCTTCGACTACGCCGCGCGCCTCGCGCGCGGCCCGGCGCTCGCCCTGCGTCGCATGAAGCGCAACCTCAACCGCGGCGCGGACATCGGCCTGCGGGAAGCGCTGGCGCTCGAAGCCGAACACATGGTGATGAGCTTCGAGACCGAAGACGCCCGCGAAGCCGTGCGCGCCTTCCTCGAGAAGCGCGCTCCCGAGTTCCGCTACCGCTAA